The genomic segment ATGGCGCTCAGGTGAAAACCCTCGGCCCAGGGCTGGGCGATGGTGTTTTCCGTGACATTGAAGAGCGGGATGATCGCGGCGTCGTCTTCGAGCAGGATGCGCTGGAGCTCATCGTACATGTCCCGGCGCTTTTGCGGGTCGAGCTCGCGCGCGGCCTGCTCGACCAGGGCGTCGTAGCGGGCGTTCTTCCAACGGCCCTTGTTGTTGCCGCTGTAGGAAGTGAAGAGGTTCATGAAGTTGTCGGGGTCGGGGTAGTCCGCGCCCCAGCCCATGCGAAACATCTGGGGCGGATCGTTCTGGAGCTTGTCGAGAAAAACCTTCCACTCCATGTTGGCGATGGATACCTCGACGCCAAGGTTCTCGCGCCACTGTGCCTGCAAGGCCTGGGCGATGAGCGCGTGGTGCTCGGCCGTGTTGAACATGGCGGTCACCGTGGGGAAACCCTTTCCGCCGGGATAGCCGGCCTCGGCCAGAAGCGCGCGCGCCTTGTCGGGGTCGAACTTGAGCCCGATGTCCTCGTTGAAGGCGAACATCCCCTTGGGAATCCAGCTCGAAGTGGGCCACTCGCTGCCGCGCAGGATTTTGGGAAAGATGCTGCGGTCGATCGCATGGGCGAAGGCCCGGCGCACGCGCACGTCGTCAAAGGGCGGCCGGCTGACATTGATGCCGTAGTAGTAACCGCGGAGCTGGGGGACGCGCTCGAAACGCGGATCGTTTTCGTACTGCGGAATGTCGAGGGGGTCGAGCGAGTGATTGTCCATGACGTCGAGCTCGCCCCGGTCGTAGAGCGTCATGGCGGTCGTCTTTTCGGGAATCATCAGGAGCCGCGCGCGCGGCGTGGGCGCCGCCGGGCCGAAGTAGTGGGGGTTGGCGCCAAACTCCATGACGCTCTCGTGATCCCAGCGCGTGAGTACGTAGGGCCCGTTGGAGATGAGCTTGCCGGGCTCGGTCCATGCGGCGCCGTGTTTTTCCACGACGTCGCGGCGCAGGGGAAAGGTGATCTCGAAGGTGGTGAGGCTGAGGAAGAATGCAGAGGGCGCTTCCAGCTCCGCAACGAGCGTGCGCGCATCCGGGGCCGAGACGCCAAGCGATTCCACCGGCAGCTTGCCTTCGTTGATCGCGCGGGCGTTCCTCAGCACGTACATCAGGTAGGCGTATTCCGAGCCCGTCGCCGGATCGAGGATGCGCTGCCAGGAATAGACGAAGTCCGCAGCCGTTACCGGGCGCCCGTCGCTCCAGCGTGCGTCCTCTCGCAGGGTGAAGACGTAGCGGCGGCCCTCGTCCTCGATGCGCCAGGACTCGGCGACCATCGGAGTGATGGCGCCGCCCTCGCCGAACTCGGTGAGGCCCACCATCAGGTTCGAAATGACATTGAAGGAAACGTGATCGGTCGCGCGCGACCAGTCGAGGTTCGGGGGCTCGGTCGAGAGATTGGCGATGACGATGCCGCGCTCGCGCCGGTCGTGGCACGCGGCGAGCAGGAGGAGCGTCAAGGCGAGCAGGGCGCGCAGGCGCGCGCGGGAGGCTCCGGCGTGGTCAGTTTGCTGCGGCACCGTTGCAGGCCGCCCTCAGCCCTCGTGCCGATCGAGCCAGGCGCCCAGGTGATCCATCACCGTCGCGCGCTCGGTCTCATTGTAGATCTCGTGGTAGAAGCCCTCGTAGGTGTGGATTTCCTTGTCCTTTGACGCGACGGTCTCGAAAAACCGCTGCGCCGCGGGCGTGGAAACCACCGGGTCGGAGCCGCCCAGTTGCATGAGCAGGGGAAGCTCCACCTGTGCCCCGCGCGAGCGCGCGTCTTCGGAGGCGCTCTCCATGGCTTGGAACCAGCCGACGGTCAGCTCGTGAAAGATGAGCGGATCGGCCAGGTAGGCCTCGATCATGGCGGGGTCGTGGGTGAGCTCGTCGGGCACGAGGTCGTTCGCCATGGTGAAGCTCGGAGCGAACTTGGCGATGGTGCGACCGGCCCACATCTTGATGGCCGGGACTTCCTTTGACAGAGCCAGCAGCGGCGCCGAGAGGCAGAGGGTCTTGAGTTTGCTCGGATGCGCCAGTGCGAAACACAGCGAGATCAGGCCGCCGTTGGAGTGGCCCAGCAGGTGGACCTGCTCGCTGCCCGACTGGTCGGCAACCAGCTCGTGAAAGACTGCCAGGTCGCGCACGTACTCGGAGTATTCGAGGACATGGCCGCGCTTGCCCGCGCTGCGTCCGTGCCCGCGGTTGTCCATGGCCCACACGCCATAGCCCTTGCCCGCCAGATACTCCGCCACGTGGGCATAGCGCCCGCCGTGCTCGGAAAAGCCGTGGACAATGATGACGTGCGCCTTTGGCGAATCCGGCAGGTGCTTGCGCCAGAACAGGGGCGTCTGGTCAAAGGAAAGAAGTCGCTCGGTGGCCTGGAAGTCGATTGTCATGGGGAGTCTCATATCAGAGGCGGCCCGAAGCGGGCAAGCCGGACAGAAAAAGGGCCGCCTTTTCAGGCGGCCCTTTTCTTGGTAGCGCTTATTGGGCTGGTGCCGCGGGGGCCATCTCAGCCGTTTCCGGTGTGGGCTCCGGCAGGGTGGGCTCGGGCAGCGGCTCCTGGAAATAGGGATCGTTCGGAGCATGGGGCTCGAGTTCCTGCCCGTTGCCGTCGAGGGCGGGCTGACGCTCCAGAAGCTGGAGCGGCGGCGGCGGAACCGGCCGCGAACCCTTCGGGATGACCGGGGTGCCAAAGCCCACATAGGCGCGAACACCTTCGGACTGCAGGAAGTGGCGGACCCAGTTCTCGTCGACAAAGGCAAGGTTGTCGAGCATCAGGTCGGCGCGACCGAGCGTGCCGTTGGCCTGATTGAGAGTCGTAACAAGCTGGTCGAGCAGCAGGGGGAGGTTCTCGTCGCCGAGAAGCTCGCGCGCATCGGCCAGCAGGGGCTGAAGCTCACCCATGATCGGGCGCATCTGACGAAGGACCGGCCGCGAGCTGCGAAGCACCGGGGGCAGTTCCTTGTCGAGGGCCGGGATCAGGTGAACCAGCGCCTTGAACATCTTGCTGACGTTCTCGGGATCGTCGGCGCCCATGCTTTCCATGAACATGACGATGGTGTCGATGATCTTCTGGGCCTTGGGCTTGTTGCGCTCGACGAAGTCGAGCACTTCGCCGGCAACGGCGTAACCCTGGCTGATGAGCTGGTCGAGCCGTGGGGGATCCACGCCGCGAACCACATCGCCATCGGTGAGCTGGGGAGCCGACTTCGAACCGGTCGAGATCTCGATGTAGCGCTCGCCGATGATGCCCGCCATGTTCACGTAGAAGTTCGAGTCCTTGCGGACGCTATCGAGGGCCTTCTTGGAGATGTCGATGGTGAGGTCGACGTGCTCGTCGACGGAGGGATCACCGCCCAGGAAGGTGATCTTGCGGACCTTGCCCACCTGGATGCCGGCGACACGCACGGGGGTGCCCGTCTGGACGCCTCCGGCGAAGTTGTAGCGCACATGCAATGTTGCAGCATCGCCCACGACTCCCCCTGTCAGTAGGCCAACGATGCCAACGAGCCCTGCTACTGCCAAAAGGAACAGCAGAGCCACCTTCATATTCTGCGTCATTTCCCGTCACCCCCCCTTGGAGCGTCCGATATATCTAACATGCTGAAATTACTTTGCCCAGTCCCGCCGGTCCTATAGCAGTACCGTAGCGGCCCAGGTAATAAAAAAGTCCAAAATTACAATCACGAGCGCCGAATAGACGACCGCCTGGGTGCAGGCCATGCCCACGCCCTCGGCCCCGCCGCGGCAGTTCAGGCCGTAGTGGCAGGCCAGGATCGGGATGATCTGGCCGAAAATCACGGCTTTGAACAGATTGATGAAGATGTCCTCGACCCCCACGAAGAACAGCGCCTGGTTGAGAAAAACCTCATAGCCGATGTTCAGGGTGAGCGAGGAGACCGCCATGGCCGTCACAAAGGCGACCAGGGAGGCGATGCTCGAGAGCAAAAAGAGGGACACCACGCAGCCCACAAACCGGGGAACCACCAGAAATTTCACCGGGTTGAGTGAAATAAGACGCAGCGCGTCGATCTGCTCGGTGATCTTCATGGTTCCCAGCTCGGCGGTGATGCCGGCGCCGACCTTGCCGGCCATCATCGTGGCCGGAATGACCGAGGCAAATTCCCGGAAGATGATCAGGGCGGCAAAGCCCGGCACGAAGTCCACGCTGTGGAGGACCCGCCCCATCTGGAAGGCCATTTCCACGATGGAGATCATGCCCACGAAGGCGATGGTCGAGAGCACGATGGCCATGCTCTTGTTGCCGATCCAGTAGAACTGGTCCATCCAGGTGCTCAGCACGTTGTTGCGGCGCTTGGAGCTGACCAGCATCTCTTTGATCGTCACGCCCAGATACATGACCGTATCGACGTAGAGCCGGATGTTGATCGCGACGATCTCGAAGAAGTTGAAAACAGGGTTGAGAATGGCGGTCACAGCTTTTTCCCCTTACTTGGCCGCAAAAAAGGCCATGTAAATGGCGTCGTTGAGGACCGCGAGAATGTAGTCCGCGCCCAGCAGGCCGATTCCCAGAACCACGACCGTCTTGTTGACGTTGCGGCCCACTTCCTCGGCGCCGCCGCGGACGTGGAAGCCGTAGTAGCAGCTCACCGTGGAGATGAGCACGCCGAAGAACATGCTCTTCACAAGACCGGAGATGAAACTGTAGAGGTCGACCAGCGAAGCGACATTCGAGAAGAACAGATAGGGATTCACGTCGAGGATGACCATCGACACGATCGAAGCGCCCAGGACGCCGATGACGATGCCGATGATGGTGAGCACCCAGCTCATCACGATCATCGCGTAGAAACGCGGAACCACCAGATACTTGACCGGGTCGGTGGCCAGGCAGCGCATGGCGTCGATCTGATCGGTCACGTTCATGGTGCCCAGCTCGGCGGCGGTGAACGCGCCGATGCGGCCGCCCAGCAGAAGGGCGATCATCAGGGGCCCCACCTCGCGCACGGTGATGGAGGCGGAAATGCCGCCGAGCATCGCAACCGCGCCGAAGTCCAGCAGGTTCTCATAGATCTGAATGGCGAAGATGCCGCCGACGAAGACGCCGGCAAGCACCGCGATGGGAACGCTGCGCCAGCCGGTCTGGTAGAGCTGATACTGAACGACGTCCCAGTACTGCTTGCGGCTGTAGCTGGTCTTGACGATCTGGATGAAGAACGCGACGAGCTTGCCCATTTCCTCCAGGAAATCGGTCACGGGCTGGGCGATGCCGGCCGCAAAGCGGTCGAGCTTCTTCATCGCCGGGCTCAGTTCTGTTTTCTCTGCAGCCTGTTCCACGTCCCGTTCCCTTATGCCATCGGCCCTTCGGAGTAGCCGTTGACGAATTGCTTGACGTAGGGGTTGTCGCTCTGCTCGATGCCCTGGGGGCTGCCGTCAAAAATGACCTTGCCTTCGTAGAGCATCACTACCCGGTCGGCGATCTGCCGAACCGATTCCATGTCGTGGGAGACCACGATGCTGGTAACCTTGAGCTTCTGCGAGAGATCCTTGATGAGCGCGTTGAGCGTGTTGGCCGTGATCGGGTCGGCGCCCGTGGTCGGCTCATCGTAAAGAACATACTTGGGACGCAGCGCGATCGAGCGCGCCAGGGAAACGCGCTTGGCCATGCCGCCCGAGATTTCGTGAACCAGGGCGTCTTCGTAGCCGCCCATGTTTACCAGCGAGAGGTTCTCGCGCACGCGCTCGGCGATTTCCTTCTCCGAAAGACGGGTGTGACGCCGCAGGGGGAATGCCACGTTCTCGAAGACCGAGAGCGAGTCGAAGAGTGCGGGGTTCTGAAAGACCATCGAGCACTTCTTGCGAACGTGCATGAACTGCTCTTCGTCGTAGTGAGTGATCTCTTCACCG from the Chrysiogenia bacterium genome contains:
- a CDS encoding MCE family protein, whose protein sequence is MGDAATLHVRYNFAGGVQTGTPVRVAGIQVGKVRKITFLGGDPSVDEHVDLTIDISKKALDSVRKDSNFYVNMAGIIGERYIEISTGSKSAPQLTDGDVVRGVDPPRLDQLISQGYAVAGEVLDFVERNKPKAQKIIDTIVMFMESMGADDPENVSKMFKALVHLIPALDKELPPVLRSSRPVLRQMRPIMGELQPLLADARELLGDENLPLLLDQLVTTLNQANGTLGRADLMLDNLAFVDENWVRHFLQSEGVRAYVGFGTPVIPKGSRPVPPPPLQLLERQPALDGNGQELEPHAPNDPYFQEPLPEPTLPEPTPETAEMAPAAPAQ
- a CDS encoding lysophospholipase, coding for MTIDFQATERLLSFDQTPLFWRKHLPDSPKAHVIIVHGFSEHGGRYAHVAEYLAGKGYGVWAMDNRGHGRSAGKRGHVLEYSEYVRDLAVFHELVADQSGSEQVHLLGHSNGGLISLCFALAHPSKLKTLCLSAPLLALSKEVPAIKMWAGRTIAKFAPSFTMANDLVPDELTHDPAMIEAYLADPLIFHELTVGWFQAMESASEDARSRGAQVELPLLMQLGGSDPVVSTPAAQRFFETVASKDKEIHTYEGFYHEIYNETERATVMDHLGAWLDRHEG
- a CDS encoding peptide ABC transporter substrate-binding protein, whose amino-acid sequence is MPQQTDHAGASRARLRALLALTLLLLAACHDRRERGIVIANLSTEPPNLDWSRATDHVSFNVISNLMVGLTEFGEGGAITPMVAESWRIEDEGRRYVFTLREDARWSDGRPVTAADFVYSWQRILDPATGSEYAYLMYVLRNARAINEGKLPVESLGVSAPDARTLVAELEAPSAFFLSLTTFEITFPLRRDVVEKHGAAWTEPGKLISNGPYVLTRWDHESVMEFGANPHYFGPAAPTPRARLLMIPEKTTAMTLYDRGELDVMDNHSLDPLDIPQYENDPRFERVPQLRGYYYGINVSRPPFDDVRVRRAFAHAIDRSIFPKILRGSEWPTSSWIPKGMFAFNEDIGLKFDPDKARALLAEAGYPGGKGFPTVTAMFNTAEHHALIAQALQAQWRENLGVEVSIANMEWKVFLDKLQNDPPQMFRMGWGADYPDPDNFMNLFTSYSGNNKGRWKNARYDALVEQAARELDPQKRRDMYDELQRILLEDDAAIIPLFNVTENTIAQPWAEGFHLSAMARLPLYRVRLIEEKMP
- a CDS encoding ABC transporter ATP-binding protein; its protein translation is MIVYRDVHKAFGTKQVLRGIDLEVKEGELLFIIGGSGTGKSVTIKHLVGLLNPDRGEIWLDGEEITHYDEEQFMHVRKKCSMVFQNPALFDSLSVFENVAFPLRRHTRLSEKEIAERVRENLSLVNMGGYEDALVHEISGGMAKRVSLARSIALRPKYVLYDEPTTGADPITANTLNALIKDLSQKLKVTSIVVSHDMESVRQIADRVVMLYEGKVIFDGSPQGIEQSDNPYVKQFVNGYSEGPMA
- a CDS encoding ABC transporter permease; the encoded protein is MEQAAEKTELSPAMKKLDRFAAGIAQPVTDFLEEMGKLVAFFIQIVKTSYSRKQYWDVVQYQLYQTGWRSVPIAVLAGVFVGGIFAIQIYENLLDFGAVAMLGGISASITVREVGPLMIALLLGGRIGAFTAAELGTMNVTDQIDAMRCLATDPVKYLVVPRFYAMIVMSWVLTIIGIVIGVLGASIVSMVILDVNPYLFFSNVASLVDLYSFISGLVKSMFFGVLISTVSCYYGFHVRGGAEEVGRNVNKTVVVLGIGLLGADYILAVLNDAIYMAFFAAK
- a CDS encoding ABC transporter permease, with the protein product MTAILNPVFNFFEIVAINIRLYVDTVMYLGVTIKEMLVSSKRRNNVLSTWMDQFYWIGNKSMAIVLSTIAFVGMISIVEMAFQMGRVLHSVDFVPGFAALIIFREFASVIPATMMAGKVGAGITAELGTMKITEQIDALRLISLNPVKFLVVPRFVGCVVSLFLLSSIASLVAFVTAMAVSSLTLNIGYEVFLNQALFFVGVEDIFINLFKAVIFGQIIPILACHYGLNCRGGAEGVGMACTQAVVYSALVIVILDFFITWAATVLL